CCACTTTGGCGGATGAATTTACCTTCTACGTTGGTAACTGTTTTACGAATCGTTTCGCGATAAGCTACCTGTGGCGCACCCACGTTCGCTTCCACTTTAAATTCGCGCAACATCCGATCCACCAGAATTTCTAGGTGGAGTTCTCCCATCCCTGCAATGACAGTTTGGTTTGTTTCTGGGTCAACATTAACGCGGAAGGTTGGGTCTTCTTCAGACAGAGATTGCAGAGCCTTGGATAGCTTATCCATGTCATTCTTGGTTTTGGGTTCAACCGCCACCGAGATCACTGGCTCTGGAATAAATAGGGATTCCAGAATTACTGGTGCGCCTTCATCAGTGATAGTATCACCAGTTAAGGTGTCTTTTAACCCTAGTGCAGCACCCAAATCACCAGCCCGTAGTTCTTCTACGTCTTGGCGATCGTCTGCCTTCATCAGAACTAAACGGGAAATCCGTTCTTTTTTGTTCTTCGTAGCATTTAATACATAGCTACCTTTTTTCAGAACACCAGAATAAACTCTAACAAAGGTGAGGCGACCGTAAGGGTCAGCCATAATCTTAAATGCCAAAGCTGCTAGAGGTTCATTGTCATCAGCTCGGCGCTCGACTGTATCACCATTGGGGAGTGTGCCTTGAATGGGAGGAACTTCTGTTGGTGCGGGTAGGTAATCTACAACTGCATCCAACATTAACTGCACGCCTTTGTTTTTAAAGGCTGAACCACAAAGTACAGGCACGATTGTGCCAGCAATTGTCCCTTTCCGCAGGGCAGCGCGAATTTCTTCTTCTGTCAGTGCTTCCCCGTCAAAGTATTTGGTCATCAAAGCATCATCGGTTTCAGCAACTGCTTCTACCAGCTTTGTGTAATACTCTTCGGTTTGCTCCTGCATATCTGACGGAATATCCGTTTCTTGAATATCCGTACCTTGGTCGTTATTGTAGATGTATGCACGTTTCCGTACTAAGTCTACGATGCCTTTAAAGTCATTTTCGCTACCAATGGGCAGTTGAATGGCAATGGCATTCGCCCGTAAGCGATCGCGCATTTGTTCATGAACTCTATAGAAGTTCGCGCCTGTGCGATCCATTTTGTTAATAAAGGCGATCCGAGGTACCGCGTAGCGATCTGCTTGCCGCCATACTGTTTCAGATTGTGGTTGTACTCCACCTACTGAACAAAATACAGCAATTACACCATCCAACACGCGCATGGAGCGTTCTACTTCGATTGTGAAGTCTACGTGACCAGGAGTATCGATAATGTTAATTTGATAATCTTTCCAACTGGTGCTAATGGCCGCAGCAGTGATTGTGATTCCCCGCTCCCGCTCTTGCTCCATCCAGTCAGTTACAGCAGTTCCTTCGTGAACTTCACCAATTTTATGAATTATCCCAGAGTAAAATAATATTCTCTCTGTTGTCGTTGTTTTTCCCGCATCTATATGCGCCGCAATCCCGATATTGCGTACTTTCTCCAGCGGGTTTGTACGTGCCACAGTAGCCTCCTATAGTTTTTGCCTCATGATATCTTGTATATTACTCTTTGTTAAGATTCTATACTTTTACGGATAACCGTCTGGATTTTTATCTGTTGGCGATATACCGCTTATTGAGGCTGGATATATCGCTGTTTTGTTTAGTAACGATAGTGGGCAAAGGCTTTGTTAGCTTCTGCCATCCGGTGCGTTTCTTCCCGCTTACGGATCGCATTACCACTTTCGTTGGCTGCATCCATTAATTCATTGGCTAATTTGCCAGCCATTGTGCGCCCTGGCCTTGACCGAGAAAATTGCACTAGCCAACGTAGTGCTAGGGTGGTACCGCGTTCTGAGCGTACTTCCATTGGGACTTGGTAAGTTGCACCACCAACACGACGAGCTTTCACTTCTACCAATGGTGTGGCATTACGCACTGCTCTTTCAAAGGTTTCTAACGCAGCATTACCAGTGCGTTCTTCAATAGTTTTTAAAGCTTCATAAACTATACGTGCAGCTAGTGATTTTTTTCCGTGACGCATGATCCGGCGAATCATCATGCTCACCAGACGACTATTATAAACTGAGTCAGGCGGAACTGGCCGCCTTTGAACTACACCACGACGAGACATACTGTACCCTTAATTCGGAATTTGGCAACGAAATTATATGCTATCAGACAGCGCAGTATCGGAGTGGTGGAAGCTGCCACTCAGACTGCGGCAATTTTTTTACACTACAGTTGCAGCGACCCTGAATTGCTGATTTGTTATCCTGAATCGGACACACAAAGCGACAACATCGCAGGTATGAATTTCCCAGATGAAAATGCTGCTGTCGCTTACAGCAATTTCCATAAAACCTACACTTGCTCGCTGAGTGCAGGCTGGCAGTGGTAACTTAACTAATTTAACTTTTGAAAACAGATACTTTTATCTATCTTCACAACTGTTTGAGAGCGATCGCTAACTTTTTATATTTTTTTAGCGCTTCCAGACAAAGCGACTAATCGCCATGAGACACGACTAATCGCCTCTGCCTTATTTTTTGGCTGCTTTCGGGCGCTTGGTTCCATACTTGGAACGTCCTTGTTTGCGGTCTTTAACGCCCGCTGTATCTAAGGTGCCACGGATAATATGGTATCTTACCCCTGGCAAATCCTTAACCCGACCGCCACGAATCATGACTACGGAGTGTTCTTGTAAGTTATGACCAATCCCTGGAATGTAGGCTGTCACCTCAAACCCGGATGTCAGCCTTACCCTTGCTACCTTGCGTAGGGCTGAGTTAGGCTTTTTAGGTGTTGTTGTGTAGACTCTGGTACAAACGCCGCGGCGTTGCGGGCATTGCTTGAGAGCTGGAGACTTGGTTTTCTGACGCGCTTTTTCGCGTTCGCTACGTATTAGTTGCTGTATGGTTGGCATGAGTCACAGCGCGTTAAGCTGCTTAGGGGTCTAAGTTTTTACAAATCCTGATTATATCTTTTTTCGTGCTTTTATGTCAAACTACTTTGACTAAGCCCTTCGGTTAGGCAATTGACCTACGCCCAGAGTAATTAATGTTTAACTATGGACGATGAAATCTTGTGTAATCGAGAATGAATTACCACAACTACAGGTGGTAACTGCTTGAGGGTTGTGGAAACGAAAGCCTCCACCCATTAAATCTTCAGAATAATCTAATACTAACCCATTAACATATTGTAGGCTTTGGTTATCTATAAGAATTTGCAGACCACTCACTTCAAAAGTGTGATCGCCTTCTTGGAGAATCTCATCAAACGACATATCGTAAAATAAATCAGAGCATCCCCCCGGTTTAACAGCTAACCTGACCAAGATATTGGGCTGTTGCTTTGACTTTAATCGTTCAATTTCAATTTTTGCTGCTTGACTCAGTTGAATCATTGAATTTGTTTTGGCAATTGCAAGCCCACCTTAAAGACAGATGGCGTGACGAGAAACCTAAAAAACTGGTTTTTGCTTTTTTATTGTAAATGAAGAGGTTGATTTGCAAAACCCAGCGTGAGATTTATTTAGTTGCCTAATAATGTCAAAGAAACTGAGTACAGAGGTATTTAAATCTCAATATTTAGCTTTTTGCTTTAAAAATACGAGTTAAGCATCTAGCCTAACTAAATTAGCGATCGCGGCTCCGCAAATTTCTGTATGCTTCAGTCAGAAACTTACGGAGTGCAATTTCTTGTGCTAGTTTCCTAGATCCTAGTTCAACTAGTTTTCTGTCCGCGCATAATCATCTTGGTAGCGAATAATATCATCTTCACCTAAATATTCGCCATTTTGTACCTCAATTAGTACTAAAGGAATCACTCCAGGATTTTCGAGACGATGGGATGTACATTGAGGTACATAAGTTGACTGATTATTACCCAATAATATTTCTTGATCGCCACAGGTTACTCTGGCTGTACCAGAGACAACAATCCAATGTTCACTGCGATGATGGTGCATTTGCAGGCTGAGGCGGTGTCCAGGCTTCACTTCAATGCGTTTAATTTTATATCCACGCCCTTCTTCCAAAATAGTAAAAGAACCCCAAGGGCGCAATTCAGTTGCTGCAACACCGCGATTCGCGATCGCCGCAGGTAGGGGTAAAGTCTTAGTTGGTGCGGTTTCTTGATATTGAGCCATAGTTACCTCGTTTGGAGACATAACAAGCTGTCCTTACTCTTAACCATTGATGGAAAAATCTGGCGCAATCTTGCAACCGTGAAAATGAGCAATTCAATTACACCTTGCTAACCATAACAAAATCAAACTTTAGGGTGTAAAGAGTCACGACTAAACTATGGTGAATACACAAACTCTTTATCTAGTGCCATTCCAGCTTATTCCAATCTTTAAAGTTTGTTGCGAACTTGAAGGATAAAGGTTGAAATGAATATTTTATGATTCATTTATCTTTGTTGCCAAAAAATCCCAATACCGTTATGCACACGAGCCGCAGTATTAGGAGAACGGTCAAGTAATTGTCCGCCTAAATAAAGACTAGTTGAACTACCTCCATCTAAATTGAGAGCATTCACACAACCAAGCTGTTTCATCAATTGAGCGTGTTCTGCTAGTGTCGGCCCTGCACCACCAGCACGGTTATGCACAGCAGCAATCATCAGCGTACCTGTGGCTGTAGTGCAAATGCCACTACGAATGGCCTTTTCTGCAATAAAAGCATTACTGAATTTTTCAGCTTTCGCATCAATAACAATTTGACCATTTTGAATTAATAATGGCCCGGCTCCCACAATGTTGGGGTAACGGCTAAAATCAGCGGGGGTAGTGGCACTAGTAAGGGTAACTTTTGTGCCTGTAGGGAGTTGCATAGCAGTAGTTGCAGCAGTTCCGCGCAAAGTTAACAAGTAGCCATCTTGGGGGATAGGGACAGGGGTTTGTCCAGCTTTTCCACCCGCTAACTGACTACTAACTTCGTCTTTTTGAACTAGGAGGATAGTTTCGTTATCTGTAAGGGGAGTGTAAGTTGTTCCCCAGCTGGGGGTGTAACGAGCAATGCCACTCTGCACGTAACCACTATTGAGAAATAAAATTGGTAAGCGGAGATTGTTAGGCGTAACTAAAGTTTCTTGTAATGTCAGGCGACCTACGTAAAATTGCCCAGAGTTATTCCAAGCGATCGCACCCCGATTAAGAATTGGCCCGGATATCCACTGATTATCTCGACGAATCGCGCCTAAAGGTAATCGATTATTGCGGTTAAAATAACCACCATTAATTGCCGCTAAAGCTAAGTATTTTTGCGCTGTTTGAATTAAGGGAGCAGTACCAATTAAAGTCTCAGGAGTTGCCCAAATTGGTTTTAAGGTGACAGCGCGGGGGTTAGCTTCTAACCACACCACAGGAAAACGTTCTTTCCCTAAACTGATAAATTGCTGTCGCCAACGCAACCCATTTGCCCAGGCTATATTCCTTTCTACTATTGCATCGGGGCGAATCTCGACCATTAGACGATGCGGATTATCTATTGTATTGACACGAGGAGACCAACCAAAAGGAACGCTGAGACTCACAATAGTTTGGTTATTCACAACCTCAACTTTTTGAATCAATTTATCAGGCGTTGGTTGTGTTTTTGGTAATATTTGTTTGATTAAGCTTGGTAGTGATGGCGGCTGTGGAGCAGAAGTATAACGTTGGATTAATACAGGATCAGCTATAGCATCCAGTGTAATTGTCCATTCCCGATTAGGCAGGGTAGCTGGTTTAGGTGCGATCGCATCTGGATCATCTGCTGGCGGCGTTTGCACTTGCTTAATAGGTAATCCTTGCCTGACTATCCAAGGTGTGGCACGGTCTAAATCGACTACAATGCGGTTTTCCCGGATAGTATTAATACCAGGAGGATTGAGCGGTTGCTGACCAGTAATAATATTTTTAATTTGAGCTTGGGGCGTGACAATTACCAAGGTGTTACCATTAGTTTGTAACTGCCAATTTGCTTGTTGAACAAATTTAGTAATATCTAAATAACGGTATCCACTTTGTAGCTGAGTGACTAAAATCAGTGGACTGGTAGCAGAGGAGAACCACTGGATTGGTTGTCTATCTGGATTATTGCTGTTTAAGAAATCAACTCCAATGGCCTGGCGAAATACTCCATCACTGAGATAAATTATTGGCTGATCATACGTGCCTGATTTTACTAACCAAGCGCCAGGTATTGTCCGACCATTCAGGGAAATTTGATTACCAGAAGATGGGGCTTTTCGCATAGGCGATGCTGGCGATCGCGGCGTTATCTCTGGTACAGGTTGAGCTATGGCAACCCAAATAGGAGATAAACTTAGTATTGTGGCAATGATGGGTGATGCAGTTGCCCGAAAGACTTGATATTCGACAGGCTTGGTCACAACAGGATAAGATTTTTTGCGATACCAATTTGGCATTTTTAACATATTTTATGCAGTACTTTTGTCAGTTCTCACCTTAGAGACAGGTTGAACTAATTGTCGCCAACTCTTGAAATAAGGTGATTTAAC
This window of the Nostoc sp. HK-01 genome carries:
- a CDS encoding elongation factor G; protein product: MARTNPLEKVRNIGIAAHIDAGKTTTTERILFYSGIIHKIGEVHEGTAVTDWMEQERERGITITAAAISTSWKDYQINIIDTPGHVDFTIEVERSMRVLDGVIAVFCSVGGVQPQSETVWRQADRYAVPRIAFINKMDRTGANFYRVHEQMRDRLRANAIAIQLPIGSENDFKGIVDLVRKRAYIYNNDQGTDIQETDIPSDMQEQTEEYYTKLVEAVAETDDALMTKYFDGEALTEEEIRAALRKGTIAGTIVPVLCGSAFKNKGVQLMLDAVVDYLPAPTEVPPIQGTLPNGDTVERRADDNEPLAALAFKIMADPYGRLTFVRVYSGVLKKGSYVLNATKNKKERISRLVLMKADDRQDVEELRAGDLGAALGLKDTLTGDTITDEGAPVILESLFIPEPVISVAVEPKTKNDMDKLSKALQSLSEEDPTFRVNVDPETNQTVIAGMGELHLEILVDRMLREFKVEANVGAPQVAYRETIRKTVTNVEGKFIRQSGGKGQYGHVVINLEPGEPGTGFEFVSKIVGGVVPKEYIGPAEQGMKESCESGILAGYPLIDVKATLVHGSYHDVDSSEMAFKIAGSMALKEAVLKASPVLLEPMMKVEVEVPEDYIGNVIGDLISRRGQIESQSTEQGLAKVASKVPLATMFGYATDIRSKTQGRGIFTMEFSHYEEVPRSVAETIIAKSKGNA
- a CDS encoding ribosomal protein S7, encoding MSRRGVVQRRPVPPDSVYNSRLVSMMIRRIMRHGKKSLAARIVYEALKTIEERTGNAALETFERAVRNATPLVEVKARRVGGATYQVPMEVRSERGTTLALRWLVQFSRSRPGRTMAGKLANELMDAANESGNAIRKREETHRMAEANKAFAHYRY
- the rpsL gene encoding 30S ribosomal protein S12 — protein: MPTIQQLIRSEREKARQKTKSPALKQCPQRRGVCTRVYTTTPKKPNSALRKVARVRLTSGFEVTAYIPGIGHNLQEHSVVMIRGGRVKDLPGVRYHIIRGTLDTAGVKDRKQGRSKYGTKRPKAAKK
- a CDS encoding HesB/YadR/YfhF-family protein encodes the protein MIQLSQAAKIEIERLKSKQQPNILVRLAVKPGGCSDLFYDMSFDEILQEGDHTFEVSGLQILIDNQSLQYVNGLVLDYSEDLMGGGFRFHNPQAVTTCSCGNSFSITQDFIVHS
- a CDS encoding mannose-6-phosphate isomerase type II, encoding MSPNEVTMAQYQETAPTKTLPLPAAIANRGVAATELRPWGSFTILEEGRGYKIKRIEVKPGHRLSLQMHHHRSEHWIVVSGTARVTCGDQEILLGNNQSTYVPQCTSHRLENPGVIPLVLIEVQNGEYLGEDDIIRYQDDYARTEN